Proteins encoded within one genomic window of Rhododendron vialii isolate Sample 1 chromosome 1a, ASM3025357v1:
- the LOC131303511 gene encoding probable LRR receptor-like serine/threonine-protein kinase At2g24230: MGIVFFSSILVLPLFFRVLVFCQEPNTDEYFVSDFFQKMGIASSDGNFSGPVCSWEGVSCDQENVVGLVASGLGLSGLIPDTTIGKLEYLEYLDLSNNNITGLPSDFWSLGSLKSLNLSSNQLSQTLPSNIGNFGLLETLDLSSNNFSGGIPDAFGSLVSLQVLKLNLNGFESNIPSGITNCQSLVSIDVSSNELIGTLPNGFFAAFPKLKSLNIAGNGIQGRDSDFEGIGSTSVTYLNISRNSFQGPVIGVFQEPLEVIDLSQNQFQGHISQVNFSSSFNWSNLVYLDLSENQLSGELFSNLSEAQNLKHLNLAYNRFSAQPFPEISMLFGLEYLNLSGTKLIGPIPSEISELTSLETLDISQNQLVSQIPQISTKNLQIIDVSYNNLSGSIPISLLDRLPLMEIFNFSYNNLTLCASGFSPETIQEAFIGSVNSCPIAANPDLFRRKPHQDNGFKLALALTISLVCLLVGLLFLAFRCRRKTRMWAVKQTSYKEEQILSGPFSFQTDSTTWVADVKLATSVPVVIFEKPLLNCTFADLLSATSHFDRGTLLAEGRFGPVYRGFLPGGIHVAVKVLVHGSTMTDQEAARELEYLGRIKHPNLVPLTGYCLAGDQRIALYDYMENGNLQNLLHDLPLGVQTTEDWTTDTWEEEDNNGIQNVGSEGLLTTWRFRHKIALGTARALAFLHHGCSPPIIHRDVKASSVYLDCNLEPRLSDFGLAKIFGNGLEDEITRGSPGYVPPEFLQPETGSPKIPTPKSDVYGFGVILFELITGKKPVEDDYPDEKEANLVSWVRGLVRKNQGSRAIDPKIRGTGSDKQMEEALKIGYLCTADLPSKRPSMQQVVGILKDIESISKQ, from the coding sequence ATGGGTATTGTGTTTTTCAGCTCTATCCTTGTTCTACCACTCTTCTTTAGGGTTTTAGTATTTTGTCAAGAACCCAACACTGATGAGTACTTTGTCTCTGATTTCTTCCAGAAGATGGGCATAGCTTCTTCTGATGGTAACTTTTCTGGTCCTGTTTGTTCATGGGAAGGAGTATCCTGTGACCAAGAAAATGTTGTTGGGTTAGTGGCTTCTGGTTTGGGTTTATCTGGTTTAATTCCTGACACCACCATTGGCAAGCTAGAATATCTTGAATACCTAGATCTGAGCAACAACAACATCACTGGCTTGCCTTCTGATTTCTGGAGTTTGGGTTCTTTGAAATCTCTGAATCTCTCATCTAACCAGCTTTCTCAGACCCTCCCAAGCAATATAGGCAATTTTGGCTTACTTGAAACCCTTGACCTTTCTTCAAACAATTTTTCTGGGGGAATCCCTGATGCCTTTGGCTCCCTTGTCAGCCTTCAAGTTCTTAAGCTCAATCTTAATGGGTTTGAATCAAATATTCCATCTGGGATTACTAACTGCCAATCTTTGGTTTCAATTGATGTGTCATCAAATGAGCTAATTGGCACTCTTCCTAATGGGTTTTTTGCTGCATTTCCTAAGCTTAAGTCCTTGAATATAGCTGGAAATGGGATTCAAGGCCGCGATTCGGATTTTGAGGGGATTGGTTCCACTTCCGTTACATATCTAAATATTTCACGGAATTCGTTTCAGGGTCCGGTTATCGGTGTTTTTCAGGAGCCCTTGGAGGTGATTGACTTGAGCCAGAACCAGTTTCAGGGCCACATTTCTCAGGTGAATTTCAGTTCTAGCTTCAATTGGTCTAATTTGGTTTACTTGGACTTGTCTGAGAATCAACTTAGTGGGGAGCTTTTTAGTAATCTGAGTGAAGCCCAGAATCTGAAACACCTTAATCTTGCTTACAATAGATTCTCTGCACAACCATTTCCAGAAATTAGTATGCTCTTTGGTTTAGAGTATCTCAACTTGTCTGGAACCAAACTCATTGGACCCATCCCATCTGAAATTTCAGAATTGACTAGCTTGGAAACACTAGATATTTCCCAAAACCAACTAGTCAGCCAAATTCCTCAAATAAGTACCAAAAACCTTCAAATTATTGATGTTTCCTATAACAATCTAAGTGGAAGCATCCCAATATCCCTCTTGGACAGGCTCCCATTGATGGAGATCTTCAATTTCTCCTACAATAATTTGACCCTTTGTGCTTCGGGATTTTCACCCGAAACCATCCAAGAAGCCTTCATCGGGTCAGTAAATAGCTGCCCCATTGCTGCAAACCCAGATCTCTTCAGGAGGAAACCACACCAAGATAATGGTTTCAAGCTTGCTCTTGCTTTAACCATCTCCTTGGTTTGTTTACTTGTGGGATTACTGTTTTTAGCCTTTAGGTGCCGTAGAAAAACCAGAATGTGGGCAGTGAAACAGACTTCTTACAAAGAGGAACAAATCCTTTCCGGTCCCTTTTCGTTCCAAACTGATTCCACCACATGGGTAGCCGATGTTAAGCTCGCAACTTCTGTCCCAGTGGTCATTTTCGAGAAACCACTGTTGAATTGCACATTTGCAGACCTCTTGTCTGCGACTTCACATTTTGACCGTGGCACATTGTTGGCGGAAGGGCGTTTCGGTCCAGTTTACAGAGGGTTCCTACCCGGTGGGATCCATGTAGCTGTGAAAGTTTTGGTTCATGGCTCAACCATGACTGACCAAGAAGCTGCAAGAGAGCTTGAGTACCTTggtcggatcaagcaccctaatcTTGTTCCACTCACTGGATATTGCTTAGCCGGTGACCAAAGGATCGCCCTTTACGACTACATGGAAAATGGAAACTTGCAAAACTTGCTCCATGATTTGCCATTAGGTGTTCAGACAACCGAAGACTGGACCACAGATACGTGGGAAGAGGAAGATAACAATGGGATTCAAAATGTGGGGTCTGAAGGTTTGTTGACGACTTGGCGATTTAGGCACAAGATCGCGCTTGGCACTGCTCGTGCCCTTGCATTTCTTCACCACGGGTGCTCACCTCCTATAATTCATAGGGATGTAAAAGCTAGTAGTGTTTATCTTGATTGCAATCTGGAGCCTAGACTATCTGATTTTGGATTGGCAAAGATTTTTGGGAATGGACTAGAAGATGAAATCACTCGTGGGTCCCCCGGTTATGTCCCACCGGAGTTTTTGCAACCGGAAACTGGATCCCCAAAGATCCCCACGCCTAAATCGGATGTTTATGGATTTGGGGTCATTCTGTTTGAGCTCATTACTGGGAAAAAGCCGGTCGAAGATGACTACCCGGATGAGAAAGAAGCAAATTTGGTTTCTTGGGTGAGAGGACTGGTGAGGAAAAACCAAGGGTCTAGAGCTATCGATCCGAAAATTCGTGGAACTGGATCAGATAAACAGATGGAGGAAGCCTTGAAGATTGGATATTTATGCACAGCTGATCTTCCTTCGAAGCGACCGAGCATGCAACAGGTAGTTGGAATTCTCAAGGATATTGAATCAATTAGTaaacaatga